Within the Epinephelus lanceolatus isolate andai-2023 chromosome 22, ASM4190304v1, whole genome shotgun sequence genome, the region TAGTGCTTATAGAGTTTATTTTTGTGGTTGATGGATTTCAATATGCCCTTTGTGAGCCAGGGATTTCGATCTGTGGTACTGCATTTGACAGTCTTCTCTGGAATGATAGTCTGGACAGAGTCAGTGATGTCATTAACTTTAATTTTTGTTGTGTGCCGTGTGTCCATCATCATACAGCCAAAGTCAAGAAATAATATAATGGGGAAATGATCAGAAATATCAGAGAGCACTACACCAGAATCCCATTTAGtattttgaatgtttgtgatgATGTTGTCAGTAATTGACTGAGTAGTATGTGTTACTCtagtaaataaattaattgtggggaaaaatgaaaaagagtgTAAAGTATTAATGAAATCATTTTTAGCAGCATCATCCTTGGAGATATCTATGTTATAATCCCCAAGGATGACACAGGCTTTAATTTCCACATTTATGGAGAACAAAAGCTCATCCAGCTTGACCCTGAAGATATTAAGGTCAGTGTCAGGTGGGCGATAAATCACACCAACAGTAAGTTTTTTTACCATTACTTAAATTTGTCTCAACAAAGAGAGAGTCAGAGTAATCATCATCAATGTAAAGGTCATGACAAACATTTATCTGATACTTGGACTTTATGTAAAGACAAGTAGCCCCACCAGTCCTACCAagtctatttttgtaatataaattGTAGCCATCTAAGTTCAGGATGTCTACATATGAGCTGTCCTTTAACCATGTTTCAGTACATCCTATCACATCAAAACTACAGCCTGAGTTAGAGAGAAAAGAAACTAAATCATCATGATGTTTATTCAGACTTCTAATGTTTAGGTGCAGTAGTGAGTATTTATTATGATTACTGAGACATTTCAATTTCTCAGGGGCATCATAATTGCACCTTAAATTCCCATCAATGCTAATGCACTGCTGCACACAGTCTCCATCATGAATTAAATCATCAAAGCCCATATAAAGACTGACATTTATAAGTGAGACGGCTGTTGTGGTTTATTTCTGGGAACAAAcaacaggacagacagacaagcaaacaaacaaacaaaatagaaaCAAACAAGCACCATAATGTCCTGTGCACAACAGGAGtgagacaataacaaaaaagagCGACAACCATGTCGCCTCCAACCTCCTCCATACAAGAGGAAATGGGTTAGGCTATAGGGTCAAGAGCctaagaaataaaataagataagaaaaGAAAGTCCAAATCGTCCCAAAAAAATATAAGGCTCAGTTTTTAGTAGTTCGAGCGAGGTTGGTAGTGTACGATGTTCAAGTGATGTTTAACTTACAGCCATACAGCTAGTAAACAGTCTTACCTCTCTGCAGCTCGGCAGTTGTGATGCGCCTCTGCACACCTGTAGCCGGGCGCTCAGGCCTCTGGTGGAGATGGGGAAGGGGAGATGAAATCAGCGGCTTCTTTATGTCCGTAAAAGTGTGGATTTCGCTTCCCTTTATGAGCTTTATGGTAGCAGGGTAAAGCAGAAACGCCTTGTAGCCCTGTACACGGGCCTCATGCATCAGCTTGTAGCAAGGTTTACGACGCGCTGCAGTGGCTTCGCTGTAGTCAGGAGCAAACTTCAGCTGGAGGCCACCCACCGTAGGAGGATTTTCCCTGGCTGCATTCAAGACGCGGTCCCTGTCAGTGTAGCAGAGGAACTTCATTATCATCGGCCGGGGGCCGAGTTGTCTCCCGTCAGGCCGGAGTCCCGGCCGCCCGAGGCGGTGACATCTCATCAGCTCTGGGGGGAAAGCTACTGGATCAGCGAACCAAGTCGGGATCTTCTCTGTCAGGTAGGCGAGGGCGCTGTCCTTCTCCAGACCCTCTTTGAGGTTGAATAACAGCAGGTTGTCTCTGCGTGATCTGTCTTCAAATTCAACCAGCTTTTTATTCAAACTTTGGAAGTCCTTCTGACAGTCAGCTGTTGCTGTTGCAGTATTGTCGTATCCAAGCGGATTGTTTTGATTTCTTGACAAAACAGAGTTCATCTTATCAATTTGTTTTTCAAGTCTCTTCGCACGAGCCTCAGCTCTTTCATCAGCCTCTTTGAAATATTTGGCCAATATCTCCTCTGACACTGCTGCCAGGGCCGCGTGTTCCTCGCCCAGCTCCGTGCGTATATTTGCCATTGTTCTTAGCTGAACAGCAGTTTTCCGCCTAGTTGTTGGCATAAACTTAGCAGATtgcaaaaagacaaagaggactACAGTATAGGTGGAAGGAAGTGCCCATATTATTAGTAATTCTTAAAGTTTGGTAGGAGGGTAGACGCTGTGGCTGTCAGACCTGTCCTCACATGACCGTCCACATCATCCTCTGACCTCCTGTTGCTAGCTACCTGTACCTGTATATATTAGACGTATTGTTGGAGCAGATCTCTGCACACAGAGTACATGTGCTCTGATCAAGGTCTGGACTCACTGATGCTTCCAGCACCTTGGTTATTCTTCTCCGGGTCGAGCAGTGGTTGTCCTCAACTTCTTAGACTTACACTGTCATGGTTGTATTTTTGATTCTGACTTTTTTGAGCTGTAATTTTGATTTATTGTTCTGTTTCTCTGCATGTTTGGTGTCTGATTGTTGTCacttgtgcagcagcagcagctcagcaccGAGGCTCATGTGACTATCATGTGACTATCATGTGATTAAAAGTTTCCACAGGTAAAAGTAGTTTAAAGTCTCTTGTGTTACAAACTCTACGTATTAACGTATTAAGATCTTTGATGCTCATTTGTGTCACGAAGCCTGAGGGCCAAAGATGCTCGTACATACAGCACACTGTGTTCCTTTGACTGCAACATGGCCAACAGTGGCTGAAGAGTCGGTCTGTTTACATGATTTATCATCATTGCAGCTGCAGACTGTCACATACTGGAAGgataataaatgaacaaatgtaCTGCTAACTATCTTTTCTTTGTGGTTTAAGGATTTGTGCTTTTATTGACTGGTTGATGACATATTTGATCATGTTATCATGTTATCCCAAGGCGTCACATTTCAGCACTTCAtcactgagtgtgtttacatggacagtttaattcccttttcattcagaatgaaagttcattcctattaacagtgatcttgtaaacacctaattcagaatgaaaatggccaatgtgattgaaaattcaatccgatgtaaggggctggaatattccgtttctaattcccaatgaaagaatttctctcacttgtatacactcattcctctttaagttcattccggtctttctgcacatgctcgtttccttgcgcTTCTGGTgccatgacgtatatagcgcgcgaCTTATTGTgcttccattcgccacagcacggtcttctatcggGGTCCGCTCATTATTCCGACATCCCTTTTTTTCCGAAATCTCATTTTTAATTGTTACAAAATAAGTGTTTCATGGTTAAGGtctggtcaggtttaggcacaataactacttggttaaggtttggaaaagatcGTGGTTTAGGTTAAAATTATAACTTTCAACATCGTTTCTACTTCCTCAAAACAGGGTGACTGTTGtcgtcatggcaacagtaaacaacACGACAGCACGGTCTCTTGCTGCTTTTTGCATTGCAACAttgagatttcggaacaacgggactttggaacagtgagtttaatatggttggaccaatgggatgtcgaaacattgagatttcggaacaatgggtaaTTTCTGgaataatgggatgtcggaattaTGACATAGCAcccttctatctcccttctcctcctcagcagacaaagcattagcagaaaaagcctgaaaaaggcactaagaacggcgtcgtcaagcatcttgttatctggagcgaggactacagtgttttcttctggtaaacgtaaacacataacatccgcccgccccctatccaatcagaaaccttccctgccccaaaccttgtgcagacccaaataaaggcgattaaactgatctctgtgtaaaccctcattcagaatgaatatttcccatgtaaactacctggaaagactttaattcagaatgagaagccatcatgtaactgcaCCCAGTGTCAGTCTACATGTTACTGTACACACTAGCTATCCTTCGACATCTGCCGTTGATGTTCCAGGCAGGAAACCAACATAAGCACGTGGTTAGTTttatacaggaagcaaacagcgtccagggtttgttggcctcatccaccacccctccctcctcatagggactttccagcttcATATATTACGTTGTTACCAGTTATCGATATAAAATGACGCCGTCCATCTGCACATCATGGTGCCACAGCAGGAGCCACAGCAGGTGCCACAGCAGGTGCCACAGTAGGTGCCACAGTAGGTGCCACAGCAGGTGCCACAGCAGGTGCCACAGTAGGTGCCACAGTAGGTGCCACAGCAGGTGCCACAGTAGGTGCCACAGCAGGTGCCACAGCAGGTGCCACAGTAGGTGCCACAGCAGGTGCCACAGTAGGTGCCACAGTAGGTGCCACAGCAGGTGCCACAGCAGGTGCCACAGTAGGTGCCACAGCAGGTGCCACAGCAGGTGCCACAGTAGGTGCCACAGCAGGTGCCACAGTAGGTGCCACAGTAGGTGCCACAGCAGGTGCCACAGCAGGTGCCACAGTAGGTGCCACAGCAGGTGCCACAGTAGGTGCCACAGTAGGTGCCACAGCAGGTGCCACAGCAGGTGCCACAGTAGGTGCCACAGCAGGTGCCACAGCAGGTGCCACAGTAGGTGCCAGGCAGCCACTGACATTTCTTAACACCATGAAACTCCATCTGGCTGCCTTACCAACTGAACACTGCTTCTGGcgtcggtgtctgacactgagGTCACTGACAAAGAGGTGGAATTCTACGACTTCAAACGAGATCAGGTCGTTGTAACACAACTAAAGAGAGCAAAGCTTGTATGAGTCACTCAGACTGACTGCAGAGGGCAGACTAGGACCTCTTCTTCATCACTTAGAAAAAATGGACGTTTATAACAAAATAAAGCTcaagacactgaataaagagGCCTGTTAGCATGTGTCAGAGACAACACATGAACATGAGCATCGCAGGACACTTTCATGTCTTTGCTGGATTTCTGTAGATTATGTGATGCGAtaggagggggtgggggggctttACTCCACAGTATTGTGGTCCTTCACACTGTTGCTGTCTGTATTTCCAAGGTGCTCAACTTTGACATGTGTCAGTTATTTTGACACTGATTCAGTCTCACTACTTCAATATCAGCGACAATGAAGGtttgaagatgatttttttaCCCACATAACAAAGCTGTGAGAGCAGATATTAGCACAGGGTCCCTCCACAGGACGTGTCTATACTGCAGAGGTAAGCCACACAGGAAGAGGAAGCTTTCATCGACATTAAACTTAGACTATGTTTGAGTCTGATGATCAGTCGGTCAGCAGGAGGACAACATGGAGGTCACAGCGCTCTGCGTCACACTGTGTGAGTACTGAGTCTGTCTTTAAGGGCCTTGATACAGTGTAGTGTAGTTAACACTGAGTGAAGGCGTCAATGTTGAGCAGTGTCACATGTTCATAGTTTAAGACCTGGAAAGAGACGATaatgtgtttatgtcaaaaCATTTGCAGTTTCCATGTTCGTCAGACATAAAGTGTTTGCTCTGGACACTTCTGgaaaccatggatacgttatATGTGTACATTATTCTGTAGCCGACATGTTGAAACTTCAGCTTCCTCTGGTGTGGTCAGGTTTGTCACAGAACACTTGGTTTTGGTTCTGAGGAGATCAGGTTTTGGCTTGAAGCACCCaaatttggtggcacaaaagctgctggaaaagtaGGAACAGGTccgagaaaaacacacacagctactgTGGCTCACAGCTCCACCATGATCTGCTGAAGAGACCCAGGTCTTTAAAATTTACCATGAACACTGGTGCAAAGTGTCGCCAaaaacaacctggtctcactttAAGTTGTTTAATACCAGCACTTGAGCAGTGACCTCCGACATCTATCAAACTCTGTTCTGTTTCcgaaggaggaaaaacatcagttagcagtgttgtaccaacgttgtgcttttattttgaaagagactgtatgcaaacttcTGTACAgattttgcatgttctccccatgtcagcgtgggtttcctccaggtgctccgacatgttctccctgtgtcagcgtgggtttcctccaggtgctctgacatgttctccccgtgtcagtgtgggtttcctccaggtgctctaacatgttctccctgtgtcagcgtgggtttcctccaggtgctccgacatgttctccctgtgtcagcgtgggattcctccaggtgctccgacatgttctccctgtgtcagcgtgggtttcctccaggtgctccgacatgttctccctgtgtcagcgtgggattcctccaggtgctccgacatgttctccctgtgtcagcgtgggattcctccaggtgctctgacatgttctccctgtgtcagcgtgggtttcctccaggtgctctaacatgttctccctgtgtcagcgtgggtttcctccaggtgctctgacatgttctccctgtgtcagcgtgggtttcctccaggtgctctaacatgttctccctgtgtcagcgtgggattcctccaggtgctccgacatgttctccctgtgtcagcgtgggtttcctccaggtgctctaacatgttctccctgtgtcagcgtgggtttcctccaggtgctctgacatgttctccctgtgtcagtgtgggtttcctccaggtgctctgacatgttctccccgtgtcagcgtgggtttcctccaggtgctctgacatgttctccccgtgtcagcgtgggtttcctccaggtgctctgacatgttctccctgtgtcagcgtgggtttcctccaggtgctctgacatgttctccctgtgtcagcgtgggtttcctccaggtgctctgacatgttctccccatgtcagcgggtttcctccaggtgctccgacatgttctccctgtgtcagtgtgggtttcctccaggtgctctgacatgttctccctgtgtcagtgtgggtttcctccaggtgctctgacatgttctccctgtgtcagcgtgggtttcctccaggtgctctgacatgttctccccatgtcagcgtgggtttcctccaggtgctccgacatgttctccctgtgtcagtgtgggtttcctccaggtgctttATGTTGATCTTGAACAGTGGTGGTCAGTTTGGCAGCCATCTCATCTctgtgtcacgccatccaccttACTTTCAACCACCAAACGTCAAATTCAGCTCAGATACTACATTATGTTAGAGATATTGATATGCTCCATACGAGCTGTACACATATAAGGCATCCATGGTGGTAACTTGGCTGCTATGCTGCTTTATACTTGACTACATTTCAGAGGTGTATTTCGTCCTTTGAGCTTCACTCCTATCCAGCACATAGATTTGCTAAATACTCTGCAGATCAAGTGTGCACTTAaaaaatatcatttattttacagattaaaTTCCAAAACAATAGTCGTTGAAATAGTTTTTTAACAGCAGATATGTTTTTAATGCACAtctgatttattgatttattatttctttatctGTGTGCACAGTGATGAgtctgtggctgctgctggtgatgaAAGTTCAGGACAGTTTTTCTCAGAACGTGTGTAagaacatgtttaatatttaacTCCATTGTTATTTTGCATCATTAACTCTCTGGATAATATCACAAACTTATCAGAGGCTGAGATTCAACTTAATGTTTGGTTTTGCCTAAAACTGTCCCCTCATGTCTCTGTTAACGTCTCCGTCTGTCTCGTTGGCATCAGACGCAGCTTTTCCTCATGTGGATCCAGCCAGACTTCAGTACTTTGAATACGAGTCCATCCATTTTAGCTGTGCGGGGTTTGATGGGTCTCGTGGATGGACAGTGATGAAAAAGATCCCAAATCAAAACAGCACATGTGGCACCAGCTGGGGAGCCTTCAATGGGTCCCACTGCAGCATCACCAATACCTACGTAGACGACAGTGGAGAGTACTGGTGTCGGACTGAAGGAAAGGCAACACTGTCAACATCACTGTTACAGGTAGGGTCACAGACGCTGTGTTCACTCACATGCATGTTTGTATCGTTCATTCATATTGTTTAAAAAGTGTATTAATAGGACTCATGGCTTCCTATGGTGTCGGTGTTTACAGGCCCACAGAGGATGCTCACTAAAGTCCTCCAGCTAAGCAGCTTCAGACTGTGCTCGTTAGAGTCAGGTGACTGACAAGTGGGGCAACTCTGCAGATCAGCTGCTGGCCATTATATACAACTAATGTGAAATATCTGAATATGTTTTCAGGGAAACATGATGCAGAGCAAATTATGTTTAGTATTAAAgcaatgaggaaatgttgcaaATTAACAGACTGGCAAGTCGCAGAAATGTTGATACTTAAAGTAATAACAAAACAGGCAACCTGGCaatacagcaacatttaaccaaaAGCGCAGCCTTTCTGTAAActtgagcctggtctcactctgaggtCGACAGAATCCAgctcttgggcagtgacttaaggcgtcagaaaccaacaaaagaaAGCATCccttaacgtcggcatgatacatggctggtTGTGGTTATAGTTTAACATCACCCAGCGATGACGGGGAAACGCAGCGGTGAAAGGGCGAAAGTTAAGCCGATGAAACTCACAGTCAGGCTGTCGGGAGGGGTGACAGATGGATCCAGCAACCACACTTTCCTCTGAGAGTGTTAGCGGTCCTTCCCGTgtgattctaaagccaaacccggTTCTTATTCCCCGAAGCCAATAACgtgtttctgttgcctaaacccaaccatgtgtgtgctGTACCGActtagtgctttttttttttgactgtatgaaaatgttaaatttgTATCTTGAAAGAcaagaacttgacacggcgtctcagagcgtcaacaaccaacacgcTCAGGGtcccttggacgtcatatgtggacgtggaaagtccatgacagAACTTTCACGGTGTGGCGATATGCTGCCAGTCGGCACCTGTTGGAGCAGTGTGACACGTGGATGGACAGCGTCAGTTCATAAAGCAGTCAGATGGCACTTGTTGCGGCTCAGTTGGAAACACAGGAATGTCCCTGTAGAgtgggcggggggggggggggggatgggtccaacaaatcctGGACTTTCACGCGGGAgaccggtgttcacttcctgtaccATGATGTCTCTTTCTACAGCTAACCATGAGCTTTTGCTGGTGTTCTGGTGCTGGTTGGTCCTGGAACTAAACAGCTGATACCTTGCATGTAATATATAGCCATGAGAGGCGACTGTAAAGCGACAATAATAGAATCGTCTCTGAAAACCCAACAAACATGGACGCCTCATATCTGCCACAGTCTGTTGTCTGAAGCCATTTCCCTTCTCTACCATCTGTCCCACATGGTTTCAGGGTGTTAGTCATGGTCGGTTTGTAAAGTCTGGAAATTTCATGCTATTACATCATATTTATCAGGTACTTCCACTCGGATGGTCGTCTGTCACATGACGTGGACCAATGAAAAACAACTTTCAGGGTGTCACAGATAAAATTATGATGTATGGCTACATCCTCCATCAACCTGCTGCACTATGATCACCAGTTTTCAGTTGTATATGTCTGTGAAGCTCCAACAGTCATGTCCATCaaactaataatgataataataatgatattgtATGTTGTTCAGCTGGCTCAGTGATCCTGGAGACTCCCGTCCCTCCTGTGATGGAGGGAGACACTGTGACTCTACGCTGCAGGAACAAGACAGCTTCTGCCAACATCTCTGCTTCCTTCTATAAAGATGGCCGCCTCATCCAGAACGTCTCTGCAGGAAACCTGACCATCCACAGTGTGTCCAAGTCTGATGAAGGACTGTACAGGTGTCTCATCTCTGGAGGTGGAGAGTCAGCAGAGAGCCGGCTGACTGTCACAGGTGAGACATTAACCTGAATGAGATCCAACTCAAAGGCACCAACAGAAATGATTAAATCAGTACATGTGTGAAAGAAGCTTTCAGAGGGCGCCACAGCTCTGACACCAGCACTGTTGTTCCAGGACATCATGACGAGGCGATGCCCTTTTGTTCGGATCAACTTCCTGTTCTCCTCTACCTCCTCGTCAGGACGGTGGGCACAGTTTTATGGgtggctctgctgctgttggtgcTGAGGAGACGTCACTCTGGGGAAAGTACACAGGTATTAACTGACATGCCAAAAGTAGCTGCTAGAAGCATTACGAGGCTATACGACATACATCAGCCAAAAACTACACATAGAGCAATGTCTTCCAGGTTTGTTGACCAGctttggcaacaaaaacactaacTCAAGTTGCATTTAATTGTATATTTAGACTCATTCAATCAGTACAATGATGACGACTATGGAAATCTTCAGTGGTGGCTCATGTCATGGGCAGTACATGCGTCATCCATGTACATGTCATCCACAGGGGGCGCTACAGATGGGGGAAGAACAAAAATCTAAGTGATTATCTTTCACTAGTTTTTACTAAAACTGTtattgcttttattctgaaatacgACATGAGGtcacaacaacataactacatgTCAGAGCCGACTAAATAACAGAGAAGCCCTTCACTTTACTTGCTCTCTGGGGGAGGTGGGCAGAGGTTctgttaaaggttgtttcataaatgtgtgttattgagtttgtgctcattcaaaggtgtGAAGTGTGATGAAGGACTGgatccatttattttttatagtgtagatttctgtgtttccctggaaacaaagaataaataacaacaacaaacaacaaaaacatctgtatcAGCTGTCGGTGAAACTGTAATTTACacattggtatcagtatcagcccagaatttcCAAATCAGTGCATCAGTGGTTCAATTAGAAAAtgaatttgtacattttattaattaatttacagTCAtgtatcattttattgtttattcttcTGAACAAGTTCATTTGTAGCTCTTTTTTATGGATAATTCATCGATATGATTATTTTAACACGTACTGTACAACATGTTACTGAAAGAAAATTAgcacatatattttatttattttctattgctAATGAAGTTGGTtatttgcattttgggtaaTAAACATGCTGTAATTTAACTGTTGAGCTGCAGCAAACGACGTAGGGTGGTAAAAATATTGCAGCTTGGTGACAGAGTTGGATAAATAAATGTGGGTGTCGTCTGCGTAACATAATAgattatcttgttttatttgtattgtATAATTTGACCCTCTGCAGTGAGAGCTTTGAAGGTTTAATTAATGTGTCTTGGGAACTCTGCTTGTCGTATATGCAAAGATAATAAgtctttattttgttattacTGTAGTCTTGGTGATTGTTTAAAAACTTAtagtttaaaatgaaataacagacacatttgtcttttttctacAGCTGACCAATCTGGACAGAGAAGAAGCTCGACGAACCAAATAATGAGTGACGCTTCA harbors:
- the LOC144459832 gene encoding uncharacterized protein LOC144459832, which translates into the protein MEGDTVTLRCRNKTASANISASFYKDGRLIQNVSAGNLTIHSVSKSDEGLYRCLISGGGESAESRLTVTGHHDEAMPFCSDQLPVLLYLLVRTVGTVLWVALLLLVLRRRHSGESTQLTNLDREEARRTK